Proteins from a genomic interval of Leptospira bandrabouensis:
- a CDS encoding class II aldolase/adducin family protein, whose amino-acid sequence MKSSTTKKQYSKSEIQTDAEELNHLWHRLDSKGLLQTHKADLSFRLPGKGSFLLIHRGEGKKSNVEISEFPIENPTAAIKIQSKNEETLHQIRFHASLYALRSDIGAIVSFQPEWSSLLKTLNHPLPLVFDEQCRQLGAPVFPIPKRIDGTVEASSIVLGGANAFLDEEAVVITSVTREKAIYNCELIEKCSKAYLLAHSTGSPIKNIPWWVRFIAKSRLLKDEKKASAAYARGERPTGFKAY is encoded by the coding sequence ATGAAATCATCTACAACCAAAAAACAATATTCAAAATCAGAGATACAAACTGATGCTGAGGAATTAAATCATTTATGGCACCGCTTAGATTCCAAAGGTTTATTACAAACTCATAAAGCCGATCTTTCCTTTCGTCTTCCGGGCAAAGGAAGTTTCCTTCTCATCCACAGGGGAGAAGGAAAAAAATCAAACGTGGAAATAAGTGAATTCCCAATCGAAAATCCAACCGCAGCGATCAAAATCCAGTCGAAGAACGAAGAGACTCTCCATCAAATACGCTTTCATGCCAGTTTATATGCTTTAAGGTCTGATATCGGGGCCATTGTTTCCTTTCAGCCAGAGTGGAGTTCTTTATTAAAGACACTGAACCATCCTCTCCCATTAGTATTCGATGAACAGTGCCGCCAATTAGGAGCACCCGTTTTTCCCATTCCCAAACGCATTGATGGAACCGTAGAAGCTAGTTCCATTGTCCTCGGAGGAGCCAATGCTTTTTTGGATGAAGAGGCCGTGGTCATCACCAGTGTCACTCGAGAGAAAGCCATATACAATTGTGAGTTGATTGAAAAATGTTCGAAAGCTTATCTTTTGGCTCACTCCACAGGAAGTCCGATCAAAAACATTCCTTGGTGGGTACGTTTCATTGCAAAAAGTAGGCTCCTTAAAGACGAAAAAAAAGCAAGTGCCGCCTATGCCCGTGGTGAAAGGCCCACGGGATTTAAGGCCTACTAA